A single Tuberibacillus sp. Marseille-P3662 DNA region contains:
- a CDS encoding choice-of-anchor J domain-containing protein → MRKHKWLSIALAVGLTTSSLLAFGTVNQASAQPKEPDWNVQRYGNIKDIGPKLRKQAENETFVNNLTDQLKKKAEKLNLEEQTTEEKSSKSNDNSNGENQVEKYFVSYDLQAAGGYALEKYTKLAVGENVEVWVADDLSYPDDRESAKVNQEQIDHLIDEFDNNIYPKETEFFGSPDKLTGDKANLDDQLGLPEDYYTSQDGSHRVMLLVDNFKDEAYYDSTYPFYVAGFYSSLYEQYFNRNIINVDTNSLTKNTNGHFGTTAHEFQHLIHDDNDSDEATFINEGMSDFAEYLVYNEHPMGHVNFFLDHPENSLVKWDEYYNAETGPETLGDYGQAYLLQLYLYDQFGQAFIRDLATNQANGIAGIEATLEQYGSDLSFEELYRNFNIALHLDSSEPGDGAYNFKSIDLNVNYDAAQSTDKAGVPAWGVDFIDLDDSGKKHDVNFEGIQYLPVPWETTKNPLNGDDSVYYSTKGDLADNQLIFPVDLSGLDQATLKFDTLYNIEKNWDYGAVQVSTDDGQTWESLSNADTTSSLTSDGHPNIKANLPGFTGSTDGWTNEQFDLSKYAGQKVLVSFRYMTDWATNYDGWYIDDISIPEANVSYEGNNLDPFQSIQEIKNRKVNYAVTFINENKHGKKTKYKVRNIDPFSVNEEVKRLKGLHPNGDNYMLVSYVPENGDYGVVDYSYDLDKPGKGPKAGHGNPGKGYKGPKPPKNHPGHVKTDNPNGPDTIVH, encoded by the coding sequence ATGAGGAAACACAAATGGCTATCCATAGCACTAGCCGTCGGACTGACCACAAGTTCGCTATTGGCCTTCGGAACTGTTAATCAGGCTTCAGCTCAGCCAAAAGAACCTGACTGGAACGTTCAGCGTTACGGTAACATCAAGGATATTGGGCCGAAGTTAAGGAAACAGGCAGAAAACGAAACATTCGTTAATAACTTAACTGATCAACTCAAGAAGAAAGCCGAAAAATTGAACCTTGAAGAACAAACAACTGAGGAAAAGTCATCCAAATCTAATGACAACTCTAATGGTGAAAATCAGGTTGAGAAATACTTCGTCAGTTATGACCTTCAAGCGGCGGGCGGTTATGCCCTCGAAAAGTATACTAAGCTTGCCGTTGGGGAGAATGTCGAAGTATGGGTCGCTGATGATCTATCTTACCCAGATGATCGGGAAAGTGCGAAAGTTAACCAAGAACAAATTGATCATTTAATCGATGAATTTGATAACAACATTTATCCTAAAGAAACAGAATTTTTTGGGTCTCCTGATAAACTAACGGGTGACAAAGCGAATCTAGATGACCAATTAGGATTACCTGAAGATTATTATACCTCTCAGGACGGATCGCATCGTGTGATGTTACTCGTAGATAACTTCAAAGACGAAGCTTATTATGATTCGACCTACCCATTCTATGTAGCCGGATTCTATTCAAGTCTATATGAACAATATTTTAACAGGAATATCATTAATGTCGACACAAATAGTTTGACAAAAAATACGAATGGCCATTTCGGAACAACGGCACATGAGTTCCAACACTTAATCCATGATGATAACGATAGCGATGAAGCGACATTCATCAATGAAGGGATGTCCGATTTTGCTGAATATCTCGTTTATAACGAACACCCAATGGGTCACGTGAACTTTTTCTTAGATCATCCAGAAAATTCACTTGTTAAATGGGACGAATATTATAATGCTGAAACCGGCCCAGAAACATTAGGTGATTATGGACAGGCTTACCTTCTTCAGCTCTACTTATATGATCAATTTGGCCAGGCATTTATTCGTGATCTAGCAACTAATCAAGCAAACGGTATTGCTGGTATCGAAGCGACATTAGAACAATATGGTTCCGATCTAAGTTTCGAAGAACTATATAGGAATTTCAACATTGCCTTGCATCTGGATAGCTCAGAACCAGGTGATGGTGCTTACAATTTCAAAAGTATTGATTTGAACGTGAACTACGATGCAGCACAATCAACGGATAAAGCAGGCGTTCCCGCTTGGGGTGTTGATTTTATTGATCTTGATGACAGTGGTAAAAAACATGATGTCAATTTTGAAGGGATTCAATATCTCCCCGTTCCATGGGAAACCACTAAGAACCCGCTCAATGGTGATGATTCTGTTTACTACAGCACGAAAGGCGATTTAGCTGATAATCAGCTGATTTTTCCCGTTGATTTAAGCGGATTAGATCAAGCAACCCTTAAATTCGATACGCTCTATAATATTGAGAAAAATTGGGATTATGGTGCTGTACAAGTGTCAACGGACGACGGCCAAACTTGGGAAAGCCTAAGCAATGCCGATACGACAAGTTCTCTGACCTCTGACGGCCACCCCAATATTAAAGCGAACTTACCTGGATTCACGGGAAGCACAGACGGCTGGACGAACGAACAATTTGACTTGTCAAAATACGCCGGACAAAAGGTGCTCGTGTCTTTCCGTTACATGACAGACTGGGCAACCAATTATGATGGTTGGTACATTGACGATATCAGCATTCCAGAAGCTAATGTTTCCTATGAAGGGAACAATTTGGATCCATTCCAAAGCATTCAAGAAATAAAGAACAGAAAAGTCAATTATGCTGTGACCTTTATTAATGAAAATAAACACGGTAAAAAGACGAAATATAAGGTTCGCAACATTGATCCGTTCTCTGTTAACGAAGAAGTGAAACGTCTCAAAGGCCTTCATCCAAATGGCGACAATTACATGCTCGTCTCATACGTACCAGAAAACGGTGATTATGGTGTGGTTGATTACAGCTATGACTTGGACAAACCCGGCAAAGGTCCAAAAGCTGGACACGGCAACCCTGGAAAAGGCTATAAAGGCCCTAAGCCACCGAAAAATCATCCAGGACATGTCAAAACGGATAACCCTAACGGCCCTGATACCATCGTTCACTAA
- a CDS encoding cell wall hydrolase, producing MPRMKYRSSDVDLMARLMRAEAVGEGKTGMLFVGNVIVNRGVADCLDFTDLRTISDVIYQVQGGNYTFEAVQKGSLFYRRAREVERRLARRNLKYWRQHPAKYSLWYFNPSGPCPSTWYDQPFSGQYKNHCYYEPAAGTCASVY from the coding sequence ATGCCAAGAATGAAATACAGAAGTTCAGACGTTGACTTAATGGCAAGGTTGATGAGAGCGGAAGCTGTGGGTGAAGGAAAGACAGGGATGTTGTTTGTAGGCAATGTCATCGTTAATCGTGGTGTAGCGGATTGTTTAGACTTTACAGATCTAAGAACAATATCAGATGTCATTTATCAAGTACAAGGAGGAAATTATACGTTTGAAGCTGTCCAAAAAGGCAGTTTATTTTATCGAAGAGCGAGAGAAGTTGAAAGGAGATTAGCCAGAAGGAATTTGAAATATTGGAGGCAACATCCAGCGAAATATTCTCTATGGTATTTCAATCCATCAGGTCCATGTCCTTCAACATGGTATGATCAACCTTTTTCTGGTCAATATAAAAATCATTGTTATTATGAACCTGCAGCTGGAACGTGTGCCAGTGTTTATTGA
- a CDS encoding YfhD family protein: protein MGRGHKHRVNRDKNSKHLPQTPDQLKRPDGEDETLELSRELDDRYELKAKPGLDEKTELRRKDEEE, encoded by the coding sequence ATGGGAAGAGGTCACAAACATCGTGTCAACCGTGACAAAAATTCAAAACACTTACCACAGACGCCTGATCAGCTAAAAAGGCCTGACGGCGAAGACGAAACATTAGAGTTATCCCGGGAGCTTGATGACCGCTATGAACTGAAGGCCAAACCAGGCCTTGATGAAAAGACGGAATTAAGAAGGAAAGATGAGGAAGAATAA
- the recQ gene encoding DNA helicase RecQ: MMSEAQKLLNTYFGYNEFRPGQEQIIKRLLQGQDTVGIMPTGGGKSICYQIPAMMFSGVTLVISPLISLMKDQVDELEKQGIPATFINSSIPDETVRARLDGAVQGVYRLLYVAPERLSSPMFQRVLDQMDVALVAVDEAHCISQWGHDFRPSYRLIHDMINYIPGKPVVVALTATATPKVTEDICELLTIDDQGVVLTGFGRENLYFQVIKGQAKDPFIADYINKNKAQSGIIYAATRKEVERLHQFLMTNGFNAGKYHAGLSEAERNDNQERFLYDDITVMVATSAFGMGIDKSNVRYIIHNNIPRNIESYYQEAGRAGRDGEDSECILLFSPQDIHIQKFLIDQSDMDDERKQQEYDKLQKMIGYGHTEMCLEQYILTYFGESDAVPCGHCGNCRDDREAVDVTREAQMVFSCVTRMRQKFGKLFIAKVLTGSSDKKIQSFGFNQLSTYGILRDETQSQVSEFIDFLTAEEYLQPTGGSYPVLVLTSKAVPVLKGDAHVWKKESVQAKQLVADDALFERLRQLRKDIAESEKVPPYVIFSDQSLREMSAQLPATNEQFLQIKGVGRQKLDYYGSTFMKTIAAYCEEHAISQQQDQTSHYKEAPTQRKQGKSNDNPSHHETYQLYQNGLSVQDIADKRGLSAKTIEKHLLTCDEEGLNIDWSNFINPDNEVLIAAAVKEADTERLRPIKDLLPEHVEYFEIQAYMRKHKQVT, translated from the coding sequence ATGATGAGTGAAGCACAAAAACTATTAAATACTTATTTTGGTTATAACGAGTTTCGACCTGGACAGGAACAGATTATTAAACGGCTTTTGCAAGGACAAGATACTGTAGGTATTATGCCGACTGGCGGGGGAAAATCGATTTGCTATCAGATTCCGGCCATGATGTTTTCAGGAGTCACTTTGGTCATTTCGCCACTCATATCATTGATGAAGGATCAAGTCGATGAACTTGAAAAACAAGGGATTCCGGCAACGTTTATTAATAGCTCTATTCCGGATGAGACGGTCCGGGCAAGGCTAGATGGCGCTGTCCAAGGAGTGTACAGGCTTCTCTATGTGGCTCCGGAACGATTGTCTTCTCCAATGTTTCAGCGCGTTCTTGATCAGATGGATGTAGCGCTCGTAGCTGTTGATGAAGCCCATTGTATTTCGCAATGGGGGCATGATTTTCGGCCAAGTTATCGCCTGATTCATGATATGATCAACTATATTCCAGGGAAACCAGTGGTTGTTGCCTTAACGGCGACCGCAACACCCAAGGTTACGGAAGATATCTGCGAATTATTGACGATCGATGATCAAGGTGTCGTATTAACAGGATTTGGACGAGAGAATTTATACTTCCAAGTGATTAAAGGCCAAGCTAAGGATCCGTTTATTGCTGATTACATTAATAAAAATAAAGCTCAATCCGGGATTATTTATGCTGCCACCCGGAAAGAGGTGGAGCGTCTTCATCAGTTTTTAATGACGAACGGTTTTAACGCAGGGAAGTATCATGCTGGATTGTCAGAAGCGGAACGAAATGACAACCAGGAGCGGTTTCTCTATGATGATATTACGGTTATGGTAGCGACATCGGCGTTTGGCATGGGCATCGATAAATCCAATGTGCGATATATCATCCACAATAACATCCCCCGTAACATTGAATCTTATTATCAAGAAGCCGGGCGGGCAGGCCGTGATGGTGAAGATAGCGAATGCATCCTATTGTTTTCACCTCAAGATATCCATATCCAAAAGTTCTTGATTGATCAGTCCGACATGGATGATGAACGCAAACAACAAGAATATGATAAACTGCAAAAAATGATTGGCTATGGACATACAGAAATGTGTCTCGAGCAATATATTTTGACTTATTTCGGTGAAAGTGATGCTGTCCCTTGTGGGCATTGCGGCAATTGTCGTGATGATCGTGAAGCGGTTGATGTTACCCGCGAAGCGCAAATGGTGTTTTCTTGTGTCACACGTATGCGGCAAAAATTTGGTAAATTGTTTATCGCAAAGGTTCTCACAGGCTCTTCCGATAAAAAGATCCAGTCATTTGGATTCAATCAATTATCAACCTACGGGATTTTGCGTGACGAAACGCAAAGCCAAGTGAGTGAATTCATCGACTTTTTAACCGCTGAAGAGTACTTACAGCCGACGGGGGGGTCCTATCCCGTCTTAGTCTTAACATCGAAGGCTGTTCCCGTATTAAAAGGTGACGCTCATGTGTGGAAGAAAGAAAGTGTCCAGGCCAAACAGTTGGTCGCTGATGATGCGCTATTTGAGCGGCTGAGACAATTAAGAAAAGATATTGCTGAATCGGAAAAAGTCCCGCCGTATGTGATCTTTTCCGACCAATCGTTACGGGAAATGAGTGCTCAGTTGCCAGCAACGAATGAACAATTTTTACAAATTAAGGGTGTCGGTCGGCAAAAGTTGGATTATTATGGATCGACGTTTATGAAGACGATCGCTGCTTATTGTGAGGAACATGCCATCAGCCAACAACAAGATCAGACTTCTCATTATAAAGAAGCACCCACCCAACGCAAACAAGGGAAATCGAACGACAATCCTAGTCACCATGAGACGTATCAATTGTATCAAAATGGTTTGTCGGTACAGGACATTGCTGATAAACGCGGTTTATCTGCGAAAACGATTGAGAAACATCTGTTGACCTGTGATGAGGAAGGACTGAATATTGATTGGAGTAACTTTATCAATCCTGACAATGAAGTCCTCATTGCCGCTGCTGTTAAAGAGGCCGATACAGAACGACTACGTCCGATTAAAGACCTACTACCGGAGCATGTTGAGTATTTCGAGATTCAGGCTTATATGCGAAAACACAAACAGGTGACGTGA
- a CDS encoding AAA family ATPase gives MDQILKPYPLPDTIKTRIQSINNNNQIRIQDDLDKLGRTGYTAPDTHIVSDAIIALALGKNVLLKGPTGSGKTMLAELLSTIFYQPLHSINCSVDLDAEALLGYKTLEYDDNQHAHIKFVSGPVEQAMKKGHVLYIDEINTAKAETLPILNGVLDYRRMVLNPFTGETVRANENFGVIAAINEGYVGTTPLNEALKNRFVVIDVPYLQGDQLKAMLREQSLLKDDETLSQYVTLSHDLIEKVKDGQISEDGASTRSLLDACDLSAYMKPKRAIQRAITDKLDDDREKAAVLNIAETIFGR, from the coding sequence ATGGATCAAATCCTTAAACCATACCCGCTGCCTGATACAATAAAAACACGCATTCAATCAATCAATAACAACAATCAAATCCGGATTCAAGACGACCTCGATAAACTCGGCCGAACCGGCTATACAGCACCCGATACCCATATTGTCAGCGATGCGATCATTGCCTTGGCACTTGGCAAAAATGTCCTGCTCAAGGGGCCAACAGGTTCTGGGAAAACTATGCTTGCCGAATTACTGTCGACGATTTTTTATCAACCGCTCCATTCCATTAATTGCTCCGTCGACTTGGATGCCGAGGCATTGCTTGGTTATAAAACGTTAGAATATGACGACAATCAGCACGCACATATTAAGTTCGTCTCCGGCCCGGTTGAACAGGCAATGAAAAAAGGGCATGTGCTCTATATTGACGAAATCAATACAGCCAAAGCAGAAACATTGCCGATTTTAAATGGCGTCCTCGACTATCGTCGCATGGTACTGAATCCATTCACCGGTGAAACGGTGCGCGCCAACGAAAACTTTGGCGTGATTGCTGCGATTAACGAGGGCTACGTCGGCACCACCCCTTTAAATGAAGCTTTGAAAAACCGGTTTGTCGTGATTGACGTCCCTTACCTGCAAGGAGACCAATTAAAAGCAATGCTTCGCGAACAATCGTTGCTTAAAGATGACGAGACGCTGTCACAATACGTTACACTGAGTCATGACCTCATCGAAAAAGTCAAAGATGGACAAATCTCTGAAGACGGCGCTTCCACCCGGTCATTGTTAGACGCCTGCGATTTGTCAGCTTATATGAAACCCAAGCGCGCTATCCAGAGGGCCATCACTGACAAACTTGACGATGACCGCGAAAAAGCCGCTGTCTTAAATATTGCCGAAACGATCTTCGGACGCTAA
- a CDS encoding vWA domain-containing protein, giving the protein MKFLDFMEKRIDPFLKIELSDLAKTLADNADLNVEFAFHSYYKKGADLVTVSHYWNRLLDDRNIDGMKSDIYLRAYGNIHFTDYQVVNHYLSGIEKQRFPSFRKQLFALLEDERLEQTIIKDRPGMSPAFSSRRALFYNRFRERFTVHKKQAQWLDLLLCAAYLEKVDRPAVLPAFLQTIKPQIKSAVRAAQTAESTRDIVHVAETLISNLPNGIDDMTAAYFTMHEAAQVEETEKTTDTMEDTHELVSDSEETFDDDQEPHNESMPSWHQEQEQEGDNFLQFDLNEGSTTDLLGEGERQAEQGDQAYASVEGGAQDTNGQNYDNLDDLEQTATTEPGHQQGPMGEANRQAVAYYLSPERPTIDDIQAYSQLKAQVKPVQKPLQQSLKKTIEQKRIAPRSDLHFGRLGRKLLKIVTDDNPRLFYKKDEDNQELDVTFSLLVDCSASMHDKMAETKAGIVLFHDTLTSLNIPHAITGFWEDALSADDQGQPNYLSEVITFERSLLPNQGAKIMQLEPEEDNRDGYAIRLAAQSLERRPEKHKILFVFTDGEPSAYNYSDNGVVDTKEAVIAARRKGLEVIGVFLASNNAQESEQATMKHIYGRQNLIIPTVEDIPYYVTPLLKRVLLKYI; this is encoded by the coding sequence ATGAAGTTCTTAGATTTTATGGAAAAACGGATTGATCCGTTTTTAAAAATCGAATTATCCGACTTAGCCAAAACATTGGCAGACAACGCCGACTTGAATGTCGAATTCGCATTTCATTCGTATTATAAAAAAGGCGCTGATCTCGTCACCGTTAGCCATTATTGGAACCGTCTGCTCGACGATCGGAACATTGATGGCATGAAAAGCGACATATATTTGCGTGCTTACGGTAACATCCACTTTACAGATTATCAGGTCGTCAACCATTATCTTTCGGGGATTGAAAAGCAGCGTTTCCCTTCGTTTCGTAAACAACTGTTTGCTTTACTGGAAGACGAACGATTGGAACAAACCATCATTAAAGATCGGCCGGGAATGAGCCCCGCCTTTTCCAGTCGTCGCGCCCTTTTCTACAATCGATTCCGCGAACGATTCACCGTTCACAAGAAACAAGCACAGTGGCTTGACCTGCTCTTATGTGCAGCTTATTTGGAAAAGGTAGATCGGCCAGCGGTTCTACCTGCATTCTTACAAACAATCAAACCACAAATCAAAAGCGCCGTAAGAGCAGCGCAAACCGCTGAGTCAACCCGTGATATCGTCCATGTGGCTGAAACATTAATTTCCAATCTGCCAAATGGCATAGACGACATGACGGCTGCCTATTTTACCATGCATGAAGCGGCGCAAGTGGAAGAAACTGAGAAAACCACTGACACTATGGAAGACACTCACGAACTAGTGAGTGATTCTGAAGAAACCTTTGATGATGACCAAGAACCCCATAATGAATCCATGCCATCGTGGCATCAAGAGCAGGAACAAGAAGGTGACAACTTCCTGCAATTTGACTTGAACGAAGGTTCGACGACCGATTTGCTCGGTGAAGGCGAACGTCAAGCGGAACAAGGTGATCAAGCCTACGCCAGTGTCGAAGGCGGCGCTCAAGATACGAATGGTCAGAATTATGATAACTTGGACGATTTGGAGCAAACCGCGACAACCGAACCCGGACACCAGCAAGGACCCATGGGTGAAGCCAACCGTCAAGCTGTCGCTTACTATCTATCACCTGAGCGCCCAACCATAGATGACATCCAAGCTTACAGCCAGCTGAAAGCCCAAGTCAAACCCGTTCAAAAACCATTACAACAGTCGTTGAAGAAGACGATCGAACAGAAACGAATCGCGCCAAGATCCGACCTTCACTTTGGCCGGCTTGGCAGAAAACTATTAAAAATTGTCACTGACGACAATCCACGACTCTTTTATAAAAAAGATGAAGATAACCAAGAATTGGATGTGACTTTTTCTCTTCTGGTCGATTGCTCTGCATCCATGCACGACAAAATGGCGGAAACCAAAGCGGGCATTGTTTTATTTCACGATACGTTGACATCACTTAACATTCCACATGCTATCACTGGCTTTTGGGAAGACGCTTTATCTGCAGATGACCAAGGACAGCCTAACTATTTATCAGAAGTCATCACCTTTGAACGCTCACTGCTGCCCAATCAAGGAGCCAAAATTATGCAGCTAGAGCCTGAGGAAGATAACCGGGACGGTTACGCAATTCGTTTAGCGGCTCAATCGCTTGAGCGTCGACCGGAAAAGCACAAAATTTTATTTGTATTCACTGATGGCGAACCATCCGCTTATAACTACAGTGATAATGGGGTTGTTGACACCAAAGAAGCTGTGATTGCTGCGCGTAGAAAAGGCTTAGAAGTTATTGGCGTTTTTCTTGCGTCAAACAACGCTCAGGAAAGCGAACAAGCGACGATGAAACATATTTATGGGCGCCAGAACCTTATCATTCCTACAGTTGAAGATATCCCCTATTATGTGACACCCCTATTAAAACGTGTGCTTTTGAAGTATATTTAA
- a CDS encoding penicillin-binding transpeptidase domain-containing protein — MKRLSLIFMGLLFAAALAGCSESPKPQDALEKYVKAWNNQQYEDMYAMLSKDAKQSIDKKTFVNRYKDIYQGIETSNLEVSYKKPEKEEDIDYDDIQEKNFTYHVKMNTLAGKVSFDDQVKLMKEKTDDDVSWRINWDTSMIFPQLKKGQTVHAKTLSAERGEIYDRNGKGLAINGEAYEISLVPGDVKEHPKSIDKLANILDIDVQYIKDQLDQSWVKANTRVPIKTVSKSDKKTINQVKKLKPVITPTVPARQYPCGAACAHLTGYTGGITGEEYQKLKDKGYTKQSSVGKRGLESLLEDQLHGKSGGVIYINNSDGDRVATIAQKDPVNGQDTKLTIDRSLQQTIYQQMKGDAGTATAIHPKKGGVLALVSTPAFDPNQFVLGISSDEYKSLQNDSGQPLITRFSKTYAPGSTMKPLTTAVALKNKAIQPDTTMTINSTKWQKDSSWGDYYVTRLNHDTRIDLHTALVKSDNIYFARTALKTGQENFVNGLQSFGFGEKLGLPFPMEPSSVSKNGSIDSEVALANSGYGQGQVNVNPLHMSYMYSAFINDGNIVQPHLLKGQQNGKWKQNLISSGAANTIHDALVDVVQKGTASEPNVTGIHIAGKTGTAEYKKEQGKTGRENGWFVAYDTQKNDLLMTMMIADVQDRGGSHYVVKQVKNVFKKVTD; from the coding sequence TTGAAACGGCTATCATTGATTTTTATGGGGCTATTATTTGCAGCTGCGCTTGCCGGTTGCTCAGAATCGCCGAAACCGCAAGATGCTCTGGAGAAGTATGTAAAGGCTTGGAACAATCAACAATATGAAGATATGTATGCAATGCTTTCAAAGGATGCCAAACAATCGATTGACAAAAAAACATTCGTCAACCGCTACAAGGATATCTATCAAGGGATAGAAACGTCCAACCTCGAAGTGTCATACAAGAAACCGGAGAAAGAAGAAGATATTGACTATGATGACATTCAGGAAAAAAACTTCACCTATCACGTCAAGATGAACACATTAGCTGGCAAAGTATCGTTTGACGATCAAGTTAAACTCATGAAAGAAAAGACTGATGATGACGTATCATGGCGTATCAATTGGGACACATCCATGATCTTTCCACAGCTGAAGAAAGGCCAAACCGTCCATGCAAAAACCCTTTCAGCGGAACGCGGCGAGATTTATGATCGTAATGGGAAAGGACTCGCGATTAACGGTGAGGCATATGAAATCAGTCTTGTTCCCGGTGACGTTAAGGAACATCCGAAGTCAATTGATAAGCTTGCAAACATCCTAGACATTGATGTTCAATATATTAAAGATCAACTTGATCAAAGTTGGGTTAAAGCTAACACCCGCGTTCCTATTAAAACCGTCTCAAAATCAGATAAAAAAACGATTAATCAAGTTAAAAAGCTTAAACCTGTCATTACGCCCACGGTACCAGCTAGACAATACCCATGTGGCGCTGCCTGTGCCCACTTAACTGGCTACACAGGAGGGATTACGGGTGAGGAATATCAAAAATTGAAAGATAAGGGGTATACAAAGCAATCTTCTGTTGGCAAACGAGGGCTTGAAAGCCTGTTAGAAGATCAACTGCATGGAAAAAGCGGCGGTGTCATTTACATTAATAACAGTGACGGGGATCGCGTTGCGACCATCGCTCAAAAGGACCCCGTTAATGGTCAAGACACCAAACTAACCATTGACCGTTCATTACAACAAACCATCTACCAACAAATGAAAGGTGATGCTGGAACCGCGACAGCGATTCATCCGAAAAAAGGTGGCGTGTTAGCACTGGTTAGCACACCAGCTTTTGATCCCAATCAATTTGTTCTGGGGATATCATCAGACGAATACAAATCATTACAAAACGACTCAGGACAACCATTAATTACGCGCTTTAGCAAAACGTACGCACCAGGATCAACCATGAAACCCTTGACAACAGCCGTTGCCTTAAAAAACAAGGCGATTCAACCTGATACAACCATGACGATAAACTCCACAAAATGGCAAAAAGACAGTTCCTGGGGAGACTATTACGTCACCCGGTTGAACCACGACACTCGTATCGACTTGCACACGGCACTTGTTAAGTCTGACAACATTTATTTTGCTAGAACAGCTTTAAAAACAGGTCAAGAGAATTTTGTTAACGGATTACAATCATTCGGTTTTGGTGAAAAACTGGGACTCCCTTTTCCAATGGAACCCTCATCCGTTTCAAAAAATGGATCGATTGACTCTGAAGTCGCGTTAGCCAATTCAGGTTATGGCCAAGGGCAAGTCAACGTTAATCCGTTACATATGTCTTATATGTACAGTGCCTTTATTAACGATGGAAATATTGTTCAACCCCATTTGCTTAAGGGGCAACAAAACGGAAAATGGAAACAAAACCTCATATCATCCGGAGCAGCGAACACCATTCATGATGCGCTCGTCGATGTCGTCCAAAAAGGAACTGCCTCAGAACCCAATGTTACCGGCATCCATATTGCTGGCAAAACGGGAACGGCTGAATATAAAAAAGAGCAAGGCAAAACCGGACGTGAAAATGGCTGGTTTGTCGCCTATGATACTCAAAAAAACGATCTCTTAATGACCATGATGATTGCGGATGTTCAAGACCGCGGCGGCAGTCATTACGTCGTTAAGCAAGTTAAAAACGTTTTTAAAAAAGTCACTGACTAA